The Eleutherodactylus coqui strain aEleCoq1 chromosome 6, aEleCoq1.hap1, whole genome shotgun sequence genome window below encodes:
- the LOC136571907 gene encoding olfactory receptor 13C9-like yields the protein MENSNQTVPFRFFLLGLSTVPHLQVLGFLLLLVVYINALLGNGLLLITVRISPTLHTPMYFFLSNLSMIDIFLSSTIVPVILKNTVSTDKSISVGGCAFQMFFSLVVGVAECLLLTVMAYDRFVAICRPLHYSSIMNMRFCVILALIPWTFAVVNSSIQVLVTFTGLSFCKTNFINHYFCEIPPILRLSCKDPWLNKIIMYVASVIIIFWSLSLNVISYVYIISSILKIRSSQGRQAAFSTCSSHFTVLTLYYATLIFMYLQPPSSHSLETDNTVSLIYTAGMSMLNPIIYSIRNKDVKNCIRKMIKTR from the coding sequence ATGGAGAACTCCAACCAAACTGTTCCATTTCGGTTTTTCCTGCTTGGATTATCCACTGTTCCCCACCTCCAAGTTTTAGGGTTCCTTTTATTACTGGTGGTATACATTAATGCATTGTTAGGAAATGGTCTTCTTCTTATTACAGTGAGGATCAGCCCGACCTTGCACACTCCTATGTACTTCTTTCTTTCTAATCTCTCTATGATTGACATCTTTCTATCCTCCACTATAGTGCCCGTTATCCTCAAAAATACTGTATCCACAGACAAGAGTATCTCAGTGGGTGGATGTGCTTTCCAGATGTTCTTCTCATTGGTAGTTGGGGTAGCAGAGTGCCTCTTACTTACCGTCATGGCTTATGATAGATTTGTAGCCATTTGTAGGCCATTGCACTATAGCAGTATTATGAATATGAGGTTTTGTGTTATCTTAGCCCTAATACCATGGACTTTTGCTGTTGTAAACTCCTCTATTCAGGTGCTTGTTACCTTTACCGGACTTTCATTCTGCAAGACTAATTTTATCAACCATTACTTTTGTGAAATACCTCCCATTTTAAGACTATCCTGCAAGGATCCTTGGCTTAATAAGATAATAATGTATGTAGCATCTGTGATCATTATTTTTTGGTCTTTATCTTTGAATGTGATTTCCTATGTTTATATAATTTCCAGCATTTTGAAGATCCGTTCCTCACAAGGAAGACAAGCAGCTTTTTCTACATGCAGCTCTCACTTTACTGTCCTCACCCTCTACTATGCAACCCTTATATTTATGTATCTTCAGCCTCCATCTTCTCATTCTCTAGAGACAGACAATACTGTATCTCTTATCTATACAGCGGGAATGTCAATGTTAAACCCCATCATCTACAGCATCAGAAATAAGGATGTTAAAAATTGTATAAGAAAGATGATCAAAACCAGGTGA